The Magnetospirillum sp. XM-1 genomic interval GCCGCCCGATCAACGGAATTTCGGCCTTCTGGGTGGTTACCTTGCCGGCCTGGCGGAGAACCGCCCCGAACTGACCGACCAGTTCATGGATCAGATGGCCGCCACCCCGGAACTGTCCATCGGCCTTCCCTATCTTCAGAACATTGTCGGCTTTGCCCCGGCAGGACTGCGCCGGGTGATCGCGACGGTGAAGAGCGGCGCTATTCCCGCCTGGCGATTCCGTAACCTTGTCCTGAAATCCGATGGCAGGGACGAAACCAACCATCTGCTCATCCAACTGATCGAGGCAATCTCTGCCCTACCGGATGGTGGTCCGGAGGCCGCCGCCGATCAATTGTTGTTCCTCGTTGATGACTCCCAATCTCCCCCCTCGGAAGCCCTGAAGGCCTTCGGGCGCAAATTCATTCTCGAATGGCGGATCGAGAAGAACCGCGACCGGGATTGTGATCATGCCCTGTCTCGTATCGTCAGCGGATGCCTTGCCGGCTCCAATGGGACGGACAGCGCGGCGGCCCTGGCCCGGACCATCGCCCAAGCTGCGGCCGAATTCAAGATCGGCCGCTTCGATTATCCCCACCTGATCGGCGCCCTTCTCGAGACCCAGCCCCATGTCGTTCTCGATACTCTGTTGCTGAGCCAGAATCGCTATGGAGAGCGTCTGCTCTGGGATTACGATGCGGACGAGGATACCCCACTGAACCGGGTTCCCGACAAAACCCTCCTGTCTTGGGCGAATATCGACCCCACGGAACGATATCCTCTGGTCGCCGGTCTTGTGCGGCTTTTTGACAAGGACCATGCCCCAGCCCCTGTCATGCTGCACCTGATCGACGGCATGTCGGAGCGCGGGCCGGTGCTGGCCGCCATGGCCGACAATCTCGGTCCTTCGACCGGAATGCTGAATGAACTCGTAGCGACCCATGATGCCCGCGCCAAGGGGATTGAAGCACTAGAGCAATTCGCGATCACACTGGTTCATATCCGGCAGCCTTGAAGAAATTTCGGCACTCTTGAGGTTCGTAGAGATCGCAGATTCGGCCGATGGCGTCCCATAGGTCCTGAATGGTCCTGGCAGCCGTTTTTCTGAGGTGTGCCTTGAGCTTCGAGAAGGCCATTTCGATGGGATTGAGGTCGGGGGAATACGGCGGCAAGAACAGCATGAAGGCACCACGATCTTGGATGATCCGTTCTGCCCGAGGACTTTTGTGAGCTGAGAGATTGTCGAGGATCACGACGTCGCCCGGCTCCAGGGTTGGGGCCAGTTGGGTCTCGATATAGGCCTCGAACATCTTCCGGTTCATCGGGCAATTGATGACAAAGGGCGCCACCAAGCCATCATGACGCAGCCCGGCGATGAATGTTTCCGTCTTCCAATGTCCGAAGGGCACAGCGGCTTTCAACCGCGCCCCTTTGGGTGAGCGGCCCCGCAGACGGGTCATTTTGGTATTGGTTCCGG includes:
- a CDS encoding IS630 family transposase (programmed frameshift) gives rise to the protein MTRPLSVDLRDRVARYVLAGHSRRQAASVFNISVSSAVRYVAQYLSSGTVAPKRQGGDRRSKLGDHRAYVLLRVKQVPDISLADLTKELAERGVQIHLSNLARFLRAQGLTYKKKTLVASEQMRPDVRLLREEWIKGRQPLMRRQAHRLVFLDETGTNTKMTRLRGRSPKGARLKAAVPFGHWKTETFIAGLRHDGLVAPFVINCPMNRKMFEAYIETQLAPTLEPGDVVILDNLSAHKSPRAERIIQDRGAFMLFLPPYSPDLNPIEMAFSKLKAHLRKTAARTIQDLWDAIGRICDLYEPQECRNFFKAAGYEPV